Proteins found in one Quercus robur chromosome 2, dhQueRobu3.1, whole genome shotgun sequence genomic segment:
- the LOC126715786 gene encoding probable xyloglucan endotransglucosylase/hydrolase protein 23, producing the protein MASSSTSSCVKLMLLMPILVSSLIVATVGNLSQDFDITWGDGRANILNNGELLTLKLDKASGSGFQSKNEYLFGKIDMQLKLVPGNSAGTVTAYYLSSNGSTWDEIDFEFLGNLSGDPYILHTNVFSQGKGNREQQFYLWFDPTADFHTYSILWNPQRIIYSVDGTPIREFKNSESIGVPFPKNQPMRIYSSLWNADDWATRGGLVKTDWSQAPFTASYRNFKADACTWSSGASSCSSTTPSPSSKRSSWLSQELDSASQERLKWVQKNYMIYNYCSDTKRFPQGLPPECSA; encoded by the exons atggcttcttcttccACTTCTTCTTGTGTTAAATTGATGCTTCTTATGCCTATTCTTGTTAGCTCTTTGATAGTTGCTACTGTTGGCAACTTGAGCCAAGACTTTGACATCACATGGGGAGATGGACGGGCTAACATACTCAACAATGGTGAGCTTCTTACTCTCAAACTTGACAAAGCCTCTGGCTCAGGATTCCAATCCAAGAATGAGTACCTCTTTGGAAAGATAGATATGCAGCTCAAGCTAGTTCCTGGAAACTCTGCGGGCACTGTTACTGCCTACTAT TTATCTTCTAATGGATCAACATGGGATGAGATCGACTTTGAGTTCTTGGGAAATCTTAGCGGTGATCCTTACATCCTTCACACTAATGTCTTCAGCCAAGGCAAAGGCAACAGAGAGCAACAGTTCTATCTCTGGTTTGACCCAACTGCAGATTTTCATACCTATTCTATCCTTTGGAATCCTCAGCGCATTAT ATACTCTGTGGATGGCACTCCCATTAGAGAGTTCAAGAACTCAGAGTCAATTGGGGTTCCATTTCCAAAGAACCAGCCAATGAGGATATACTCTAGCCTCTGGAATGCTGATGATTGGGCAACAAGAGGTGGACTTGTCAAGACAGACTGGAGCCAAGCACCCTTTACTGCTTCATACAGAAACTTCAAAGCTGATGCTTGCACATGGTCTTCTGGAGCATCTTCTTGTAGTTCAACTACTCCTTCACCTTCCTCCAAAAGAAGTTCATGGCTTTCACAAGAGCTCGACAGTGCAAGTCAAGAGAGGCTAAAATGGGTGCAGAAGAACTACATGATATATAATTACTGCTCAGACACTAAGAGGTTTCCCCAGGGCCTCCCTCCTGAATGCAGCGCTTGA
- the LOC126715784 gene encoding xyloglucan endotransglucosylase/hydrolase protein 22-like: MHKILLLLVVFAYHPLQILSMASSSTSSSVKLMLLMPIFVSSLIVATVGNLNQDFDITWGDGRANILNNGELLTLNLDKASGSGFQSKNEYLFGKIDTQLKLVPGNSAGTVTAYYLSSKGSTWDEIDFEFLGNLSGDPYILHTNVFSQGKGNREQQFYLWFDPTADFHTYSILWNPQRIIYSVDGTPIREFKNSESIGVPFPKNQPMRIYSSLWNADDWATRGGLVKTDWSQAPFTASYRNFKADACTWSSGASSCSSTTPSSSSNSSLWLSQELDSASQERLKWVQKNYMIYNYCSDTKRFPQGLPPECSA; encoded by the exons atgcataaAATACTACTACTACTAGTAGTATTTGCTTACCACCCACTACAAATTCTctccatggcttcttcttccACTTCTTCAAGTGTTAAATTGATGCTTCTTATGCCTATTTTTGTTAGTTCTTTGATAGTTGCTACTGTTGGCAACTTGAACCAAGACTTTGACATTACATGGGGAGATGGACGGGCTAACATACTCAACAATGGTGAACTTCTTACTCTCAATCTTGACAAAGCCTCTGGCTCAGGATTCCAATCCAAGAATGAGTACCTCTTTGGAAAGATAGATACGCAGCTCAAGTTAGTTCCTGGAAACTCTGCTGGCACTGTTACTGCCTACTAT CTATCTTCTAAAGGATCAACATGGGATGAGATAGACTTTGAGTTCTTGGGGAATCTAAGTGGTGATCCTTACATCCTTCACACTAATGTCTTTAGCCAAGGCAAAGGCAACAGAGAGCAACAGTTCTATCTCTGGTTTGACCCAACTGCAGATTTTCACACTTATTCCATCCTTTGGAATCCCCAGCGCATTAT ATACTCTGTGGATGGCACTCCCATTAGAGAGTTCAAGAACTCAGAGTCAATTGGGGTTCCATTCCCAAAGAACCAGCCAATGAGGATATACTCAAGTCTTTGGAATGCTGATGATTGGGCAACAAGGGGTGGACTTGTCAAGACAGACTGGAGCCAAGCACCCTTTACTGCTTCCTACAGAAACTTCAAAGCTGATGCTTGCACATGGTCTTCTGGAGCATCATCTTGTAGTTCAACTACTCCTTCATCTTCCTCAAATAGTAGTTTATGGCTTTCACAAGAGCTGGACAGTGCAAGTCAAGAGAGGCTGAAATGGGTGCAGAAGAACTACATGATATATAATTACTGCTCAGACACTAAGAGGTTTCCCCAGGGCCTCCCTCCTGAATGCAGTGCTTGA
- the LOC126715787 gene encoding probable xyloglucan endotransglucosylase/hydrolase protein 23 isoform X4, translated as MASMASSSAPLILLVLLLGSMMVASAANLNQDFDITWGDGRANIINNGELLTLSLDKTSGSGFQSKNEYLFGKIDMQLKLVPGNSAGTVTAYYLSSKGSTWDEIDFEFLGNLSGDPYILHTNVFSQGKGNREQQFYLWFDPTADFHTYSILWNPQRIIFSVDGTPIREFKNLESNGVPFPKNQPMRIYSSLWNADDWATRGGLVKTDWTQAPFTASYRNFNANACVWTSGASSCGSNSPSATSSNNAWLSQELDSASQQRLQWAQKNYMIYNYCTDTKRFPQGLPTECTTS; from the exons ATGGCTTCTATGGCTTCTTCAAGTGCTCCTTTGATCCTTCTAGTGCTTCTTCTTGGGTCAATGATGGTTGCCTCTGCTGCTAACTTGAACCAAGATTTTGACATTACATGGGGAGATGGCCGTGCTAATATAATCAACAATGGTGAGCTCCTTACTCTCTCACTAGACAAAACTTCTGGCTCAGGATTCCAGTCCAAGAATGAATATCTATTTGGAAAGATTGATATGCAGCTCAAGCTTGTCCCTGGAAACTCTGCTGGCACTGTCACTGCCTATTAT TTGTCCTCAAAAGGATCAACATGGGATGAGATAGACTTTGAATTCTTGGGGAATCTGAGTGGTGATCCTTATATACTTCACACTAATGTGttcagccaaggcaagggcaacAGAGAGCAGCAATTCTATCTATGGTTTGACCCAACTGCTGATTTTCACACTTATTCCATACTTTGGAATCCCCAACGCATTAT TTTCTCTGTGGATGGCACTCCCATTAGAGAGTTCAAGAACTTGGAGTCAAATGGTGTTCCATTCCCAAAGAATCAACCAATGAGGATATACTCTAGCCTCTGGAATGCTGATGATTGGGCCACAAGGGGTGGACTTGTCAAGACTGATTGGACACAAGCTCCTTTCACTGCTTCCTATAGAAACTTCAACGCAAATGCTTGTGTTTGGACCTCTGGGGCATCCTCCTGCGGTTCAAACTCTCCCTCTGCTACTTCTAGCAATAATGCTTGGCTCTCACAAGAGTTGGATTCAGCTAGTCAGCAGAGATTGCAATGGGCGCAGAAGAACTATATGATATACAACTATTGCACAGACACAAAGAGGTTTCCCCAAGGCCTTCCTACAGAATGTACCACATCCTAG
- the LOC126715785 gene encoding xyloglucan endotransglucosylase/hydrolase protein 22-like, translating into MASMTSSSVPLIILLVPIVLGSIMVASAGNLNQDFDITWGDGRANIINNGELLTLSLDKTSGSGFQSKSEYLFGKIDMQLKLVPGNSAGTVTAYYLSSKGSTWDEIDFEFLGNLSGDPYILHTNVFSQGKGNREQQFYLWFDPTADFHAYSVLWNPQRIIFSVDGTPIREFKNLESNGVPFPKNQPMRIYSSLWNADDWATRGGLIKTDWTQAPFTASYRNFNANACVWSSGGSSCGSNSPSSTSSGNDWLSQELDSASQQRLKWAQKNYMIYNYCTDTKRFPQGLPTECTTS; encoded by the exons ATGGCTTCTATGACTTCTTCAAGTGTTCCCTTAATCATTCTTCTAGTGCCTATTGTTCTTGGGTCAATCATGGTTGCCTCTGCTGGTAACTTGAACCAAGACTTTGACATTACATGGGGAGATGGCCGTGCGAATATAATCAACAATGGTGAGCTCCTTACTCTCTCACTTGACAAAACTTCTGGCTCAGGATTTCAGTCCAAGAGTGAATATCTATTTGGAAAGATTGATATGCAGCTCAAGCTTGTCCCTGGAAACTCTGCTGGCACTGTCACTGCCTATTAT TTATCCTCAAAAGGATCAACATGGGATGAGATAGACTTTGAATTCTTGGGAAATCTGAGTGGTGATCCTTATATACTTCACACTAATGTGTTCAGCCAAGGCAAGGGAAACAGAGAACAACAGTTCTATCTATGGTTTGACCCAACTGCGGATTTTCACGCCTATTCCGTACTTTGGAATCCCCAGCGCATCAT CTTCTCTGTGGATGGCACTCCCATTAGAGAGTTCAAGAACTTGGAGTCAAATGGTGTTCCATTCCCAAAGAACCAGCCAATGAGGATATACTCTAGCCTCTGGAATGCTGATGACTGGGCCACAAGGGGTGGACTCATCAAGACAGATTGGACACAAGCTCCTTTCACTGCTTCCTATAGAAACTTCAATGCAAATGCTTGTGTTTGGTCCTCTGGGGGATCTTCTTGCGGTTCAAACTCTCCCTCTTCTACATCTAGCGGTAATGATTGGCTCTCACAAGAATTGGATTCAGCAAGTCAGCAGAGATTGAAATGGGCGCAGAAGAACTACATGATATACAACTATTGCACAGATACAAAGAGATTTCCCCAAGGCCTCCCTACGGAATGTACCACATCTTAG